From the genome of Bordetella sp. H567, one region includes:
- a CDS encoding NAD(P)/FAD-dependent oxidoreductase, which translates to MSHDASLDARAALYRNGKEPFPLSPSLWTATAAAAPPTDALAGAAQADVVVIGGGYAGLSTALHLAERGIKAVVLEGREIGFGGSGHNGGQVIPGLKYDPDELLARYGPERGEQVIDFAGRTADFVFDLIERHGMDVPRRRAGWIQGAHTPQALALAHRRAAQWARRGVDARPLDREQVGALLGTDKYLGGWIDGRAGSIQPLSYVRGLARAAMNAGARVHTASPVVSLKRDGGKWTATTASGSTVTADRVVMCTNAYGAGLWPGLKPTIIDANTFQVATRPLPDHVRASILPQGQVCSDTRNLLLYFRLDHQGRLLMGGRGPFREPRGDGDWRHLERVMVKMFPRVAGVPFEFRWCGRVAITRDYLPHLHEPEPGLLIDIGCQGRGVGLQTAMGKAMADYVATGNPAALPVPLSGIKPFPLYGLRRLYVNAVVTWYRLTDGGV; encoded by the coding sequence ATGTCGCACGACGCCTCCCTGGATGCCCGCGCCGCGTTGTATCGCAATGGCAAGGAACCCTTCCCCCTGTCGCCGTCGCTGTGGACGGCGACGGCCGCGGCCGCGCCTCCGACCGATGCCCTGGCCGGCGCGGCGCAGGCCGACGTCGTCGTGATCGGCGGCGGCTACGCGGGGCTGAGCACCGCGCTGCATCTGGCGGAGCGGGGAATCAAGGCCGTGGTGCTGGAGGGTCGCGAAATCGGCTTCGGCGGCTCCGGCCACAACGGCGGCCAGGTCATTCCCGGCCTGAAGTACGACCCGGACGAACTGCTGGCCCGTTATGGCCCGGAACGCGGGGAACAGGTCATCGATTTCGCGGGGCGTACCGCCGACTTCGTATTCGATCTGATAGAGCGCCACGGCATGGACGTCCCGCGCAGGCGCGCGGGATGGATCCAGGGCGCGCATACGCCGCAGGCCCTGGCGCTGGCGCACCGGCGCGCGGCCCAATGGGCCCGGCGCGGTGTGGATGCGCGGCCCCTGGACCGCGAGCAGGTCGGCGCCTTGCTCGGCACCGACAAATACCTGGGCGGCTGGATCGACGGCCGGGCCGGCAGCATACAACCCCTGAGCTATGTCCGCGGACTGGCGCGCGCGGCGATGAACGCCGGCGCGCGCGTGCACACGGCCAGCCCGGTGGTGAGCTTGAAGCGCGACGGCGGCAAATGGACCGCCACGACCGCGTCCGGTTCGACGGTGACCGCCGACCGCGTGGTGATGTGCACCAACGCCTACGGCGCCGGGCTGTGGCCCGGCCTGAAGCCCACCATCATCGACGCCAATACGTTCCAGGTGGCCACGCGCCCGCTGCCCGACCACGTGCGCGCCAGCATCCTGCCGCAGGGGCAGGTGTGCTCGGATACCCGCAATCTGCTGCTGTATTTCCGCCTGGACCACCAGGGCCGGCTTTTGATGGGCGGCCGCGGCCCGTTTCGCGAACCGCGCGGCGACGGGGACTGGCGGCACCTGGAGCGCGTGATGGTGAAGATGTTCCCGCGCGTGGCAGGCGTGCCTTTTGAATTTCGCTGGTGCGGCCGCGTCGCGATCACCCGGGATTACCTGCCCCACCTGCACGAGCCGGAACCGGGGCTGTTGATCGACATCGGCTGCCAGGGTCGCGGGGTCGGCCTGCAGACCGCGATGGGCAAGGCCATGGCCGACTATGTCGCCACCGGCAACCCGGCGGCGCTGCCCGTGCCGCTGTCCGGCATCAAGCCTTTTCCCCTCTACGGCCTGCGGCGCCTGTACGTCAATGCCGTGGTGACCTGGTATCGCCTGACCGACGGGGGCGTATGA
- a CDS encoding ABC transporter permease, protein MYFFMLCPLIVVVWLSFFKDAILYFPPSGYTLQWYIKAWANEAFANGFVFSLQVALLAAVCGVVLGVMAALGVMRYRFAGAASVNTMLLSPLLVPGIVAGIAIYLFYLRAENLLDRDLVGTYGGLVIAHVCLTIPWTVRLVTASMAGLDPSIEEAARNLGASAPVAFVRITLPMLRPAIVAAGLFSFIVSFENLELSLSLVGPGHTTLPIAIMQYLEFNLDPTIAAVSSVQILLLGLIMLVTDRFVKLSQVV, encoded by the coding sequence ATGTACTTCTTCATGCTGTGCCCGCTGATCGTGGTGGTATGGCTCAGTTTCTTCAAGGACGCCATCCTCTATTTCCCGCCGTCGGGCTACACGCTGCAGTGGTATATCAAGGCCTGGGCCAACGAAGCGTTCGCCAACGGCTTCGTCTTCAGCCTGCAGGTGGCGCTGCTGGCGGCGGTATGCGGGGTCGTGCTGGGCGTGATGGCGGCGCTGGGCGTCATGCGCTACCGCTTCGCCGGCGCGGCCTCGGTCAACACCATGCTGCTGTCGCCGCTGCTGGTGCCCGGCATCGTGGCGGGCATCGCCATCTACCTGTTCTATCTGCGCGCCGAGAACCTGCTGGATCGGGACCTCGTGGGCACCTACGGGGGCCTGGTGATCGCCCATGTTTGCCTGACCATTCCATGGACCGTGCGGCTGGTCACGGCCAGCATGGCGGGCCTGGACCCGTCCATCGAGGAAGCCGCGCGCAACCTGGGCGCGAGTGCGCCGGTGGCCTTCGTACGCATTACGCTGCCCATGCTGCGCCCCGCCATTGTCGCCGCGGGCCTGTTCAGTTTCATCGTGTCGTTCGAGAACCTGGAACTGTCGCTCTCGCTGGTGGGGCCCGGTCATACGACCTTGCCGATCGCCATCATGCAGTACCTGGAATTCAATCTGGACCCGACCATCGCCGCGGTTTCGTCCGTGCAGATCCTCCTGCTGGGGCTGATCATGCTGGTGACCGACCGCTTCGTCAAACTCAGCCAGGTAGTGTGA
- a CDS encoding ABC transporter ATP-binding protein, translating into MAKVSLENLHKQFGASVAVADFSLEIADGELVAFLGPSGCGKTTTLRMIAGFLAPSAGTIRIGGKDVTDLPVHKRDTGMVFQRYALFPHMTVAQNVAFGLEMHKVPAAERDSRIREVLDMVRMASLRDRYPRQLSGGQQQRVAIARALAIQPKVFLLDEPLSNLDAKLRLEVREEIRALQQRLGLTTVFVTHDQEEALAVADRMAIMHDGKVQQVGTPDALYERPANLFVADFLGKMNFFQGRLAEDGVFGTEKGTRIRVEGGPPAARHMGVRPERVRLASQPGDGNALPGVVESTVYLGAQLEVRVKLESGEAILSQLANGSGRASHPGAGTHGLPAQAGGRVYACFEPADCVMFAD; encoded by the coding sequence ATGGCCAAGGTGTCTTTGGAAAACCTTCATAAGCAATTCGGCGCCTCGGTGGCGGTAGCGGACTTTTCGCTGGAAATCGCCGATGGCGAACTGGTCGCCTTCCTGGGCCCCAGCGGATGCGGCAAGACCACGACCTTGCGCATGATCGCCGGCTTCCTGGCGCCGTCGGCAGGCACCATCCGCATCGGCGGCAAGGACGTGACGGACCTGCCCGTGCACAAGCGCGATACGGGCATGGTGTTCCAGCGCTATGCCTTGTTCCCCCACATGACGGTGGCGCAGAACGTCGCCTTCGGCCTGGAGATGCACAAGGTGCCTGCCGCGGAGCGCGACAGCCGCATCCGCGAGGTGCTGGACATGGTGCGCATGGCCTCGCTGCGCGACCGCTATCCGCGCCAGCTCTCGGGCGGACAGCAGCAGCGGGTGGCGATCGCGCGCGCGCTGGCCATCCAGCCCAAGGTGTTCCTGCTGGACGAACCGCTGTCCAACCTGGACGCCAAGCTGCGGCTGGAGGTGCGCGAGGAAATCCGCGCGCTGCAGCAGCGCCTGGGCCTGACCACGGTATTCGTGACGCACGACCAGGAAGAGGCCCTGGCGGTGGCCGATCGCATGGCCATCATGCATGACGGCAAGGTGCAGCAGGTGGGCACGCCGGACGCGCTGTACGAGCGGCCCGCCAACCTCTTCGTGGCGGACTTCCTGGGCAAGATGAATTTTTTCCAGGGCCGCCTGGCGGAAGACGGCGTGTTCGGCACTGAAAAAGGCACCCGCATCCGTGTCGAGGGCGGGCCACCCGCCGCGCGCCACATGGGCGTGCGGCCGGAGCGCGTGCGGCTGGCGTCGCAGCCCGGCGACGGCAATGCGCTGCCGGGCGTGGTGGAATCCACCGTGTACCTGGGCGCGCAGCTGGAAGTGCGCGTCAAGCTGGAAAGCGGCGAGGCCATCCTGAGCCAGCTGGCCAACGGATCGGGCCGCGCATCGCATCCCGGCGCGGGGACGCACGGCCTGCCGGCACAGGCGGGGGGGCGCGTGTATGCCTGCTTCGAACCGGCCGATTGCGTGATGTTCGCGGACTGA
- a CDS encoding ABC transporter permease: MNPSASASTPASTAAARPVRLGAGLAFPASLVVLLIIMVPLLQLVRYSFNHFDPAEMMQQAFTLENYAKFFGDAYYRNVFLTTIGVAALCTVLALVLGFPVAYFLARTDSRHKSLLVILLVFPLMVGSVVRAAGWMVILGNAGIVNATLKALGLVGHSVQLMYTPTAVVVGTTAVVMPYLILTLQSVLEGMDFSVEEAARNLGADFLTTFRRIVLPIAAPGVAAGTMLVFILCMNAYATPVLLGGTGLTMMAPALYDQITRASNWPFGSAMALILVCATLLMALLSNWLIHRRYVKTMAS; the protein is encoded by the coding sequence ATGAACCCATCGGCCTCCGCATCGACGCCCGCCTCCACCGCCGCCGCGCGGCCCGTGCGCCTGGGCGCCGGCCTCGCTTTTCCGGCCTCGCTGGTGGTGCTGCTGATCATCATGGTGCCGCTGCTGCAGCTGGTGCGCTACAGCTTCAATCATTTCGATCCGGCCGAGATGATGCAGCAGGCCTTCACGCTGGAGAACTATGCGAAGTTCTTCGGCGATGCCTACTACCGCAATGTCTTCCTGACCACCATCGGGGTGGCGGCCCTGTGCACGGTGCTTGCCCTGGTGCTGGGATTCCCGGTGGCCTATTTCCTGGCCCGGACGGACAGCCGCCACAAAAGCCTGCTGGTGATCCTGCTGGTGTTCCCGCTGATGGTGGGCAGCGTGGTCCGGGCGGCCGGTTGGATGGTGATCCTTGGCAATGCGGGAATCGTCAATGCGACGCTGAAGGCGCTGGGGCTGGTCGGGCATTCCGTGCAGCTGATGTACACGCCCACCGCCGTGGTCGTCGGCACCACCGCCGTGGTCATGCCGTATCTGATCCTGACGCTGCAAAGCGTGCTGGAAGGCATGGATTTTTCGGTGGAGGAAGCGGCGCGCAACCTCGGCGCGGATTTCCTGACCACCTTCCGCCGCATCGTGCTGCCGATCGCCGCGCCCGGCGTCGCCGCCGGCACCATGCTGGTGTTCATCCTCTGCATGAACGCCTATGCCACGCCGGTGCTGCTGGGTGGGACCGGGCTGACCATGATGGCGCCCGCCCTGTACGACCAGATCACGCGGGCGTCCAATTGGCCCTTCGGTTCGGCCATGGCGCTGATCCTGGTCTGCGCAACCCTGTTGATGGCCTTGCTCTCGAACTGGCTTATCCATCGCCGCTATGTGAAAACCATGGCGTCCTGA
- a CDS encoding metal-dependent hydrolase family protein, with translation MTAFLFKNANLLDPDFPELREGMHVLVEDGAIKEVSDRPIAAQSARPIDVRGRTLMPGLIDLHAHVMATQLNLSTQGMLPDALVMMRSVPIMAAMLRRGFTTVRDAGGAGWGLKCAVEEGTVVGPRLFISGRAISQTGGHGDPRPRSDHLRPMSFCGCCFRAGDIGRVADGVDEVRKAVRQELQMGADQIKIMASGGVASPTDPIASFGYSEDEIRAIVAEARGRQTYVLAHAYTAEAISRAVKCGVRTIEHGNLIDEDTAAVMASHGAYVVPTLITYEALANEGADYGLPPDSVAKIATVRTAGLHSLEIYKRAGVKMGFGSDLLGPSQRLQSDEFRLRAQVLTPHEVIQSATSVAAEVLRMDNRLGRIVPGAIADVLVVDGNPYKDVSCLLGQGDHIPLVMKDGKIFHDMMEA, from the coding sequence ATGACTGCTTTCCTGTTCAAGAACGCCAACCTGCTGGATCCGGATTTTCCCGAGCTGCGCGAAGGCATGCACGTGCTGGTGGAAGACGGCGCGATCAAGGAGGTGTCCGACCGACCCATCGCCGCGCAGTCCGCGCGCCCGATCGATGTGCGCGGGCGCACGCTGATGCCCGGCCTGATCGACCTGCACGCGCACGTGATGGCGACACAGCTGAACCTGAGTACCCAGGGTATGCTGCCGGATGCGCTGGTCATGATGCGGTCCGTGCCCATCATGGCCGCGATGCTGCGGCGCGGCTTCACGACGGTGCGCGACGCCGGCGGCGCGGGTTGGGGCCTGAAGTGCGCGGTGGAGGAAGGCACGGTCGTCGGGCCGCGGCTGTTCATCTCCGGCCGCGCCATCAGCCAGACCGGCGGCCATGGCGACCCCCGTCCCCGGTCGGATCACCTGCGCCCGATGAGCTTCTGCGGCTGCTGCTTCCGCGCGGGCGACATAGGCCGGGTAGCCGACGGTGTCGACGAAGTGCGCAAGGCCGTGCGCCAGGAATTGCAGATGGGGGCCGACCAGATCAAGATCATGGCCTCCGGTGGCGTGGCGTCGCCGACGGACCCGATCGCGTCCTTCGGCTACTCCGAAGACGAGATCCGCGCCATCGTCGCCGAAGCCCGAGGCCGCCAGACCTATGTGCTGGCGCATGCCTACACGGCGGAAGCGATCAGCCGAGCCGTCAAGTGCGGCGTGCGCACCATCGAACACGGCAACCTCATCGACGAAGACACGGCCGCCGTCATGGCCTCGCATGGGGCCTATGTGGTGCCGACCCTGATCACCTACGAAGCCCTGGCCAACGAGGGCGCGGATTATGGCCTGCCGCCCGACAGCGTCGCCAAGATCGCCACCGTGCGCACCGCGGGCCTGCATTCGCTGGAGATCTACAAGCGGGCCGGCGTCAAGATGGGGTTCGGTTCGGACCTGCTCGGCCCGTCGCAGCGCCTGCAGAGCGACGAATTCCGCCTGCGCGCGCAGGTACTGACGCCGCACGAGGTCATACAGAGCGCGACCAGCGTCGCCGCCGAGGTCCTGCGCATGGACAACCGCCTGGGGCGCATCGTGCCGGGCGCGATCGCCGACGTGCTGGTGGTGGACGGCAACCCGTACAAGGACGTGTCCTGCCTGCTGGGCCAGGGTGACCATATTCCCCTGGTCATGAAGGACGGCAAGATATTCCACGACATGATGGAGGCCTGA
- a CDS encoding amidohydrolase family protein — protein sequence MAIENPYANVDVGEESRAMNAAKGWHPPAAATARDRGDGPFKRLVLRGATIIDGTGAPPWGPVDIVVENDRIAALVLVGTPHKPIQPGRRPPPGDHEVDCHGKFVTPGFVDSHAHIGTPYHTMSGVAPPADYIYKLWLAHGVTTVREMGSMNGLGWNLDQKDKSERNDIAAPRILAHVVFPAVNDRVKTIHTPEQGREWVRKIKARGADGIKFFGAPPAIMQAALDEAAKVGLRSGCHHAQMAVTRVNALKSAQWGLTSSEHYYGLPEALFENRVVQDFPTDYNYGDEYFRFALAGQTFMQAAQPGSAKWREVMDRFLELDHTFVPTFNIYDANRDLMRARRADWHDDYTWNAIWKYFQPQRGGHGAYWYRWSTTNEIEWKQNYRLWMQFINEYKNLGGRVCAGSDSGFIFQIYGFGFVRELELLQEAGFHPLEVLRAATSLGADLLGIGDDTGSVDVGKRADLLVHDQNPLEDFKLLYGTGAMRLNDDTGKVEWKRSLRYTVKAGVVYDTEQLLADVRTLVKDSWEGDPDGPPHAR from the coding sequence ATGGCGATCGAGAACCCCTATGCCAATGTGGACGTCGGCGAGGAATCACGCGCCATGAACGCGGCCAAGGGCTGGCATCCGCCGGCGGCGGCCACCGCGCGCGACCGCGGCGACGGCCCGTTCAAGCGCCTGGTGCTGCGCGGCGCGACCATCATCGACGGCACCGGCGCGCCGCCCTGGGGGCCGGTGGACATCGTGGTGGAGAACGATCGCATCGCCGCGCTGGTCCTGGTGGGAACGCCGCACAAGCCCATCCAGCCCGGCCGCCGCCCACCGCCCGGCGACCACGAAGTGGATTGCCACGGCAAGTTCGTCACGCCCGGGTTCGTCGATTCGCATGCGCACATCGGCACGCCCTACCACACCATGAGCGGCGTCGCGCCGCCGGCCGACTACATCTACAAGCTGTGGCTGGCGCACGGCGTGACGACCGTGCGCGAAATGGGGTCGATGAACGGCCTGGGCTGGAACCTGGACCAGAAGGACAAGTCGGAACGCAACGACATCGCCGCGCCGCGCATCCTGGCCCACGTCGTGTTCCCGGCCGTGAACGACCGCGTCAAGACCATCCATACGCCCGAACAGGGCCGCGAATGGGTGCGCAAGATCAAGGCGCGCGGCGCCGACGGGATCAAGTTCTTCGGTGCGCCGCCCGCCATCATGCAGGCCGCGCTGGACGAGGCGGCCAAGGTCGGCTTGCGCTCGGGCTGCCACCACGCGCAGATGGCGGTGACGCGCGTGAACGCCCTGAAGTCGGCGCAATGGGGCTTGACCAGTTCGGAGCACTACTACGGCCTGCCCGAAGCGCTGTTCGAAAACCGCGTGGTCCAGGACTTTCCGACCGACTACAACTACGGCGACGAATACTTTCGTTTCGCGCTGGCCGGGCAGACCTTCATGCAGGCGGCACAGCCCGGCAGCGCGAAATGGCGCGAAGTCATGGATCGTTTCCTCGAACTGGACCATACCTTCGTTCCCACCTTCAATATCTACGACGCCAACCGCGACCTGATGCGGGCGCGCCGCGCCGACTGGCACGACGACTACACCTGGAATGCCATCTGGAAATACTTCCAGCCGCAGCGCGGCGGGCACGGGGCCTATTGGTATCGCTGGAGCACCACCAACGAGATCGAATGGAAGCAGAACTACCGCCTGTGGATGCAGTTCATCAACGAGTACAAGAACCTGGGTGGCCGCGTGTGCGCCGGCAGCGATTCCGGATTCATCTTCCAGATATACGGTTTCGGTTTCGTGCGCGAGCTCGAACTCTTGCAGGAGGCGGGCTTCCACCCGCTGGAGGTGTTGCGCGCGGCCACCTCGCTGGGGGCGGACCTGCTGGGTATCGGCGACGATACGGGCTCGGTGGACGTGGGCAAGCGCGCGGACCTGCTGGTGCATGACCAGAACCCGCTGGAAGACTTCAAGCTGCTGTACGGCACCGGCGCCATGCGCCTGAACGACGACACCGGCAAGGTGGAATGGAAACGCTCGCTGCGCTACACCGTCAAGGCCGGCGTGGTGTACGACACCGAACAGTTGCTGGCCGATGTGCGCACGCTGGTCAAGGACAGCTGGGAAGGAGATCCCGATGGACCGCCCCACGCCCGTTGA
- a CDS encoding CobW family GTP-binding protein — protein sequence MDRPTPVDLIVLSGFLGSGKTTLLVDFLRGPDAGDTGVIVNEVGEIGVDGAIVADGGGGVPMTLLANGCVCCSLRSGLVDTVNALLNAPRPGGRPLARIILETSGLSRPGPIIASLADPELAAHGLRLSVVTTYDCARGALGDEQFEEAAAQFAAAQRIVLTKTDLACADETAGFALATHVSRARALNPLAQIVAESDRPRAVAQAFAPLPGTSATDMALSALSAAGAAGIGGTALRHPRIHVWRGKVRQPMAWSAFSTWLDDLAGLCGDRLLRLKALLRVTDCAEPVLIQSVGTTFGMPRRMATLSPDQDVLIVITRDLDADALRELPPGSPVVLEAFA from the coding sequence ATGGACCGCCCCACGCCCGTTGACCTCATCGTGCTGTCCGGCTTCCTGGGCAGCGGCAAGACCACGCTGCTGGTGGACTTCCTGCGCGGGCCCGACGCCGGCGATACCGGCGTGATCGTCAACGAAGTCGGCGAAATCGGCGTGGACGGTGCCATTGTGGCGGATGGCGGCGGCGGCGTGCCCATGACCTTGCTGGCCAATGGCTGCGTGTGCTGCTCGCTGCGCAGCGGGCTCGTGGATACGGTGAACGCGCTGTTGAACGCGCCGCGTCCCGGCGGCAGGCCGCTGGCCCGCATCATCCTGGAGACCAGCGGGCTATCCCGGCCGGGCCCCATCATCGCGTCGCTGGCCGATCCGGAACTGGCCGCGCATGGCCTGCGCCTGTCCGTGGTGACCACCTACGACTGCGCACGCGGCGCGCTGGGCGACGAACAGTTCGAGGAAGCGGCCGCGCAGTTCGCGGCGGCCCAGCGCATCGTGTTGACCAAGACAGACCTGGCGTGCGCGGACGAAACGGCGGGTTTCGCCCTGGCCACGCATGTGTCGCGTGCGCGCGCGCTGAATCCGCTGGCACAGATCGTCGCGGAAAGCGACCGCCCCCGCGCCGTCGCGCAGGCTTTCGCCCCGTTGCCCGGCACATCGGCCACCGATATGGCGCTAAGCGCCTTGTCCGCGGCGGGCGCCGCGGGTATCGGCGGCACGGCGTTACGGCATCCGCGCATCCACGTGTGGCGGGGCAAGGTGCGGCAGCCCATGGCCTGGTCCGCGTTCTCGACATGGCTGGACGATCTGGCGGGCCTGTGCGGCGACCGGCTCCTGCGCCTGAAGGCGCTGCTGCGGGTCACCGATTGCGCGGAACCCGTGCTGATCCAGAGCGTGGGAACAACCTTCGGCATGCCGCGCCGCATGGCTACGCTGTCGCCGGACCAGGACGTGTTGATCGTCATTACCCGCGACCTGGACGCCGACGCGCTGCGGGAATTGCCGCCCGGGTCGCCCGTCGTCCTGGAGGCCTTCGCATGA
- a CDS encoding extracellular solute-binding protein, with product MNHENPRRRRFLKTAGGLALAPALPLLPALARAAGKEVIVGTWGGDYQNLLQQYISPLVAKQDIGVVFDTGNAVPRLTKLRSERNSRRGSMDVALLGEVDMYDASRSGALASIQEHQAAMPNLANVYDQFKTPYSIPHIFSAMTLVYNTQQFSSPPDSVQIMLDPKYQGRVGFSDILYLYNGLFVGAGQSGGRFSSFEPGKKFLEQLVKNKPRVYPSNEAVATAFKSGEIWLACMWKARALQWRDAGLPLGFAIPKEGTIPVTFEGAVPKNARNPDAAWAYLNALLEPEGQVHFARAMGYAPTVHNAPVPPDLQQRVGFTDEELKRIYPYDLEKLVTTKAEFLDYWTKSFKGAL from the coding sequence ATGAACCATGAAAACCCGCGGCGCCGCCGCTTTCTGAAGACCGCCGGCGGACTGGCGTTGGCACCCGCCTTGCCGCTGCTGCCGGCACTGGCCCGCGCGGCCGGCAAGGAGGTGATCGTCGGAACCTGGGGCGGGGACTACCAGAACCTGCTGCAGCAATACATCTCGCCCCTGGTCGCCAAGCAGGACATCGGCGTGGTATTCGATACGGGCAACGCGGTGCCGCGCCTGACCAAGCTGCGCTCCGAACGCAATTCGCGCCGGGGCAGCATGGACGTTGCGCTGCTGGGCGAGGTGGACATGTACGATGCGTCTCGCTCGGGGGCGCTGGCGTCGATCCAGGAACACCAGGCAGCCATGCCCAACCTGGCCAATGTGTACGACCAGTTCAAGACGCCGTATTCCATCCCGCACATTTTCAGCGCGATGACGCTGGTCTACAACACGCAGCAGTTTTCGTCGCCGCCCGATTCGGTGCAGATCATGCTGGATCCGAAGTACCAGGGCCGCGTCGGGTTTTCCGACATTCTTTACCTGTATAACGGCCTGTTCGTCGGCGCCGGACAGAGCGGCGGCCGCTTCTCCAGCTTCGAGCCGGGCAAGAAATTCCTGGAGCAACTGGTCAAGAACAAGCCGCGGGTCTATCCGTCGAACGAGGCGGTGGCGACGGCGTTCAAGTCCGGGGAAATCTGGCTGGCCTGCATGTGGAAGGCGCGCGCGCTGCAATGGCGCGATGCCGGCCTGCCCTTGGGGTTCGCGATTCCCAAGGAAGGCACCATACCGGTGACGTTCGAAGGCGCGGTGCCGAAGAACGCGCGTAATCCGGATGCGGCGTGGGCGTATCTGAATGCGCTGCTGGAGCCGGAGGGGCAGGTCCATTTCGCGCGTGCGATGGGCTACGCGCCCACCGTCCATAACGCACCCGTGCCGCCGGATCTGCAGCAGCGTGTCGGCTTCACCGACGAGGAATTGAAGCGCATCTATCCCTACGACCTGGAGAAGCTGGTCACCACCAAGGCGGAGTTCCTGGATTACTGGACGAAGTCATTCAAGGGGGCGCTGTAG